CAGAGTTATCACTTGCACATTGCTGGATATAATGACTAAACATACACATTTGCATATTTTTTTGGTGCGTAACCAAAATTAGACAAGCAATGAAATGTTTTTGTCGTGCTGACATATAGGGCCAAATTTCTCCAAATTTAGTATTCTGTTTGGTCCAAAGAACAGTAATAAAATCCCCACACAATACCTCAAATCCCGCACGAGTGGCAGAGCCGCAGAGGAGATCAAGAACTCAAGACGACCTCTTTCAAGCGTGGTCGCCTGCCACTAATAAtcagtataaataaaataaaatgcatAACTCAAAAAAATTCTATTAATTGACGTTATATTTGAATTTTGTTTTTTTGACAGCATTTGAAAATTGAAGTTTGTTGGGTGAACAAATGTACGCGACGCCATTTTCAAGCGATGGAAAGATAGCCAGCCGCACCCTTTACTAAAACCTGTTTTGTTTGCCATGTCACAATACACATCTGCAGCTACGCAAGTAAGAAGATGGATCGATACAATAAATGCACCGATCGAACCTGGGTTGATACATTGCGATGCCGATTCGATGGAGCTCCGGGTCCGTCGTATCGAACCCGCTCCTACGGAAAAAAAAAATCGTCTTGGCTTCCTCTCTCTTCTACCGTGCCGTTGACGCTCCCGGTTCGATACGTTACGAGCCAAGTACCAGGACAAGTCACGTCATTGGTGGAACCCAGTATAAGACCGACCCCGGTCCTCCACGCTGCGGATGCTCTAAGTAACCATGGAGGTTCCCATATCGCAGTCGCAGGCCAGTTCTGTCTGAAAAAAGTCAACGTCACTACGTCACCGTGAAAAGGTGAAGGTGGCAAGTGGATTGACACGAGCAGCAAGCCAGCCACTGGCGACCACACGACTAAGCACAGCCACGTGTTCACGCCATGGATGCCGCTGCGGCGCCGTTCCTCgcagtcgccgtcgccgtcgccgtccttCTCTTCCCGGGCCTCCGGCGCCGCGCGAACCACCGCAACCACTGCCCCTACCCGAACCCCGTGCTCGGCAACGTGGTGCCCTTTGTCCGCAACTTCCACCGCTTCCTCGACTGGGCCACGGACCAGCTCGCGGCCGCCCCGGCCTCCACCATCGAGGTGCGCGGCGCGCTCGGCCTCGGCAACGGCGTCGCCACCGCGGACCCGGGCGTCGTTGACCACCTGCTGCGCGCCGGGTTTCCCAACTACGTCAAGGGCGCGCGCTTCGCGGGGCCCTTCGCCGACCTCCTCGGCAGCGGCATCTTCCTCGCGGACGGCCGCCTGTGGAGCCTCCAGCGCAAGCTCGCCTCCCACTCCTTCTCGTCCCGCTCGCTGCGTCGCTTCTCGGGGCGTGTCCTCCGCGCCCACCTGCACCGCCGGCTCCTGCCTCTCCTCGCGGCCGCGGCCGACTCCGGAGAGGCCGTTGACCTGCAGGATGTGCTCAAGCGCTTCGCCTTCGACAACATCTGCGGCGTCGCGTTCGGGGTCGAGGCCTCGACGCTGCTCGAGCTCGGGGAGGAGGACGGCGGGGGCAGGGGACGACGCCGTCGGCACGATGCGTTCTTCAAGGCGTTCGACGACGCCGTCGAGATCTCCTTCGCGCGCATGCTCCACCCGACAGCCGTGGTGTGGAAGGCGATGAGGCTCGCTGGCGTCGGAAGCGAGAGGCGGCTCCGCGAGGCCATCCGCGTCGTCGACGAGCACGTCGCAGAGATCATGGAGTCGGAGGAGCGGCCGCGCGGGCTCGGCGACGACGAGCAGCACCTGTTGTCGCGGTTCGCGGCGGCGATGGAGGAAGACGAGGGGagcgagctcggcgccatgttcCGGTCACCGGAGGCGAAGCGGCGGTTCCTGCGGGACATTGTCGTCAGCTTCGTGCTCGCCGGGAAGGACACCACGTCCTCCGCGCTCACATGGTTCTTCTGGCTCCTCGCCGCCAACCCGCGCTGCGAGCGGCGCGTGTACGAGGAGGCGGCGTCGCTCTCGCTCCACGGACACGGACACGGAGACGGAGACGACCACGGCGTCGGCTACTACGAGCTCAGGGGGATGCACTACCTGCACGCGGCGATCACCGAGGCGATGCGGCTGTACCCGCCGGTGCCCATCAACTCGCGGGTGGCGGCCGCGGGGGACGTGCTGCCGGACGGCACGACTGTGCGCGCCGGCTGGTTCTCGGACTACTGCGCGTATGCTATGGGGAGGATGCCACAGCTGTGGGGCGACGACTGCCGCGAGTTCCGCCCCGAGCGgtggctcgacggcggcggcgagttcGTGGCGGTGGACGCGGCGAGGTACCCGGTCTTCCACGCCGGCCCGCGGGCGTGCCTCGGGAAGGAGATGGCGTACGTGCAGATGAAGGCCGTTGTGGCCGCCGTGGTCAGGAGGTTCTCCGTCGAGCCGGTGCGGGCGGCGAGCATGGAGGCGCCTCCGCCGTACGAGATGGCGGTGACGCTGAGGATGAGAGGCGGGCTTCCTGTGCTGATAAGGAGGCGGGAGAGCGACTTGGGCCGGCACTGATCATGACAGGAAGCTCAATCAATAGAGGCACTCTAGCGGCTAGTACTTCAGTTGGGCCATCAGTGTCAGGACTCAGGAGCCCAGAGTATCAAGAAACACATcatccagagagagagagagagagagagagagagagagagcgagcgagcgagcaagAAACACATCGCAATGGGTCGAGGTCTCAAGGAGATAGAGATTTGAAAGAGACAACTTCCTGGATATTCTTGTAAAATATCCCCCCCATAAGTGATGATACAATTCTttctggggccttgtttagatgccatccaaattccaagttttttcactctctctccatcatatcaatttttagccgtttgcatgaagtattaaatgtaggtaaaaaaataactaattacacagtttagttagaaatcacgagatgaatcttttgagcctagttggtccacgatcggacaatatttgtcaaataagacgaaagtggtactattcatcgggttcaaaaaatttgcaaagtgaaccaGGCCTAGATTTTTTCGAGGAGTAACAGTTTTAAAATTGATTAAATCTGTAAAAAcattaacatttatgatactgaAACAAATATCATATTAGAttgattat
Above is a genomic segment from Miscanthus floridulus cultivar M001 unplaced genomic scaffold, ASM1932011v1 os_2050_1_2, whole genome shotgun sequence containing:
- the LOC136534571 gene encoding cytochrome P450 CYP94D108-like, which codes for MDAAAAPFLAVAVAVAVLLFPGLRRRANHRNHCPYPNPVLGNVVPFVRNFHRFLDWATDQLAAAPASTIEVRGALGLGNGVATADPGVVDHLLRAGFPNYVKGARFAGPFADLLGSGIFLADGRLWSLQRKLASHSFSSRSLRRFSGRVLRAHLHRRLLPLLAAAADSGEAVDLQDVLKRFAFDNICGVAFGVEASTLLELGEEDGGGRGRRRRHDAFFKAFDDAVEISFARMLHPTAVVWKAMRLAGVGSERRLREAIRVVDEHVAEIMESEERPRGLGDDEQHLLSRFAAAMEEDEGSELGAMFRSPEAKRRFLRDIVVSFVLAGKDTTSSALTWFFWLLAANPRCERRVYEEAASLSLHGHGHGDGDDHGVGYYELRGMHYLHAAITEAMRLYPPVPINSRVAAAGDVLPDGTTVRAGWFSDYCAYAMGRMPQLWGDDCREFRPERWLDGGGEFVAVDAARYPVFHAGPRACLGKEMAYVQMKAVVAAVVRRFSVEPVRAASMEAPPPYEMAVTLRMRGGLPVLIRRRESDLGRH